In one Rugosibacter aromaticivorans genomic region, the following are encoded:
- the rplF gene encoding 50S ribosomal protein L6 — MSRIAKYPVDIPNGVDVTLSANEIVVKGPLGILNQFCLPLVLIDRKDDKLFFSCSQNVPGADAMSGTMRALVNNMVTGVTKGFEKKLNLIGVGYRAQAQGANLNLTLGFSHPVVHSIPPGIKIETPTQTEILVKGINKQVVGQVAAEIRAYRPPEPYKGKGVRYSDEVVVIKETKKK; from the coding sequence ATGTCGCGTATTGCTAAATATCCAGTAGATATCCCGAATGGAGTGGATGTTACACTGAGTGCAAATGAAATTGTGGTTAAGGGGCCATTGGGAATTTTGAATCAGTTCTGTCTTCCTTTGGTGCTCATTGATCGGAAGGATGATAAGCTCTTTTTTAGCTGTTCCCAAAATGTACCAGGGGCTGATGCTATGTCCGGCACTATGCGTGCGCTGGTCAATAACATGGTCACTGGTGTTACAAAGGGCTTTGAGAAAAAATTAAATCTTATCGGTGTTGGGTATCGGGCTCAGGCTCAGGGTGCGAATCTTAACTTGACTCTTGGTTTCTCTCATCCAGTTGTTCATAGTATTCCTCCCGGTATCAAGATCGAGACACCGACGCAAACGGAAATACTCGTCAAAGGTATTAACAAGCAAGTCGTCGGACAAGTTGCTGCTGAAATTCGTGCTTACCGACCTCCTGAGCCCTATAAAGGTAAAGGTGTGCGGTATTCGGATGAGGTGGTTGTGATTAAAGAAACCAAGAAAAAATAA
- the rpmJ gene encoding 50S ribosomal protein L36 yields the protein MKVMASVKRICRNCKVIRRKGVVRIICTDPRHKQRQG from the coding sequence ATGAAAGTTATGGCTTCGGTCAAGCGTATTTGCCGCAATTGCAAAGTCATCCGTCGCAAGGGTGTGGTCAGAATTATTTGTACTGATCCACGTCATAAGCAGCGTCAAGGTTGA
- the rpsM gene encoding 30S ribosomal protein S13, whose product MARIAGVNIPNHQHTEIALTAIYGIGRTRAQKICDSVGIKRSIKVKELTDSELERLRDEVGKITVEGDLRREVTMSIKRLMDLGCYRGVRHRRGLPLRGQRTRTNARTRKGPRKSIAGAKK is encoded by the coding sequence ATGGCTCGTATAGCAGGCGTAAATATTCCAAATCACCAACACACAGAGATTGCTTTAACGGCAATTTATGGCATCGGCCGTACGCGTGCACAGAAGATATGTGACAGCGTCGGTATCAAACGTTCAATCAAAGTTAAAGAGCTGACAGACAGTGAGCTTGAGCGTTTGCGCGACGAAGTCGGAAAGATTACAGTAGAAGGCGATTTGCGTCGTGAGGTTACGATGAGCATCAAGCGTCTGATGGACCTTGGTTGTTATCGTGGCGTTCGTCATCGTCGTGGCTTGCCTTTGCGGGGCCAGCGTACCCGTACAAATGCACGCACGCGCAAGGGCCCGCGGAAATCAATTGCTGGCGCTAAGAAGTAA
- the cysN gene encoding sulfate adenylyltransferase subunit CysN gives MSAIDHLPETDTGLLRFLTCGSVDDGKSTLIGRLLFDTKTILADTLSAIERTSHRRGLDAVDLSLLTDGLQAEREQGITIDVAYRYFSTGTRKYIIADAPGHEQYTRNMVTAASTANLAIILIDARKGILTQTRRHSYLAHLMGIPHIVVAINKMDLVDYDQTVFERIHTDYLAFATQLGIKDIHFIPMSALKGDMVVDRGEQMAWYSGPTLLDVLETAPTAHSETDEHFRFPVQFVCRPHKADDAELHDFRGFMGRVESGSIGIGDAVTVLPSGKQTRVKDIRVLDRSFPRAYAEQSITLLLEDEIDISRGDMIVQPEKSALVTRQIDAMVCWLAETPLDLQRKYLIRQTTRESKAVIAGIGFRVDINTLDHISVERLEMNDIANISLRLAQPLSVDAYTKNRATGAFIIIDESTNNTVAAGMIL, from the coding sequence ATGAGTGCAATCGACCACTTACCAGAGACCGATACCGGTCTGCTGCGCTTTCTCACCTGCGGGAGTGTCGATGATGGCAAGAGCACGCTCATCGGACGGTTGTTGTTCGATACAAAAACCATTCTGGCCGACACACTCTCCGCGATTGAACGTACCTCGCATCGGCGCGGCCTCGATGCTGTTGATCTTTCGCTGCTGACCGATGGTTTGCAGGCCGAGCGTGAGCAGGGGATTACCATCGACGTTGCCTATCGCTATTTCAGCACCGGCACCCGCAAGTACATCATTGCCGATGCGCCGGGCCATGAGCAATACACGCGCAACATGGTCACCGCCGCGTCAACGGCCAACCTCGCCATCATTTTGATTGATGCGCGCAAGGGCATTCTCACGCAGACACGCCGCCACTCCTATCTTGCGCATCTGATGGGCATCCCGCATATCGTTGTTGCCATCAACAAGATGGATCTTGTGGATTACGATCAGACTGTATTTGAGCGCATCCACACGGATTATCTTGCCTTCGCCACGCAGCTGGGCATCAAGGACATTCACTTCATCCCCATGTCGGCGCTGAAAGGCGACATGGTGGTCGATCGGGGCGAGCAAATGGCATGGTATTCCGGCCCGACGCTGCTTGACGTACTGGAGACGGCCCCCACAGCACACAGCGAAACAGACGAACACTTCCGTTTTCCGGTGCAGTTCGTTTGCCGCCCGCATAAAGCGGACGATGCAGAACTGCATGACTTTCGCGGCTTCATGGGACGGGTTGAATCAGGCAGCATTGGCATCGGTGATGCAGTGACTGTGCTGCCCTCTGGCAAACAAACCCGCGTCAAGGATATCCGCGTGCTGGACCGCTCTTTCCCGCGTGCTTACGCTGAACAATCGATCACCCTGCTACTCGAAGACGAAATCGATATATCGCGCGGCGACATGATCGTGCAGCCCGAAAAGTCGGCGCTGGTGACACGGCAGATTGACGCGATGGTGTGCTGGCTGGCCGAGACACCGCTCGACCTGCAGCGAAAATATCTGATCCGTCAAACGACCAGAGAATCAAAGGCCGTTATTGCTGGCATTGGGTTTCGCGTCGATATAAATACACTCGACCATATCTCGGTTGAACGTCTCGAAATGAATGACATCGCGAATATTTCGTTGCGCCTGGCTCAACCGTTAAGCGTCGACGCCTACACAAAAAACCGCGCGACAGGGGCGTTCATCATCATCGATGAATCAACCAATAACACCGTGGCTGCTGGAATGATTCTGTAG
- the cysD gene encoding sulfate adenylyltransferase subunit CysD encodes MSSLAQLPKHTLSHLDWLESESIYILREVAGQCANPALLFSGGKDSVVLLRLAEKAFRPGRFPFPLLNIDTGHNYPEVLAFRDYRATQLGERLIVRSVEDSMRRGTVVLKSADELRNKHQSVTLLEAIEEFGFDCCIGGARRDEEKARAKERIFSFRDEFGQWDPKNQRPELWDLFNARVHKGENIRAFPISNWTELDVWQYIGREQLEIPSIYFSHQRPIVRRNGLLQPVTALTPANPGEAIEQMRVRFRTLGDVTCTAPVASDADTLEKIILETASTTITERGATRLDDQTSEASMEQRKKEGYF; translated from the coding sequence ATGAGCAGCCTGGCTCAACTACCTAAACATACCCTCTCGCATCTTGACTGGCTCGAGTCGGAGTCAATTTATATTCTCCGTGAAGTGGCTGGACAGTGTGCCAATCCTGCGCTGCTGTTCTCCGGCGGGAAGGATTCCGTCGTGTTGCTACGCTTGGCAGAGAAGGCCTTCCGCCCTGGCCGCTTTCCCTTCCCCTTGCTGAACATTGATACCGGACACAACTATCCGGAAGTGCTCGCGTTTCGCGACTATCGTGCAACACAGCTTGGTGAGCGCTTGATTGTGCGCTCGGTCGAGGACTCGATGCGGCGTGGCACGGTCGTTTTGAAATCGGCGGATGAATTACGCAACAAGCATCAGTCGGTGACGCTACTGGAGGCGATTGAAGAATTCGGTTTTGATTGCTGCATTGGTGGCGCACGTCGCGATGAAGAAAAGGCGCGCGCCAAAGAGCGGATTTTTTCATTTCGTGATGAATTTGGCCAGTGGGATCCTAAAAACCAGCGCCCCGAATTGTGGGATTTATTCAATGCACGCGTGCACAAAGGTGAAAACATCCGCGCCTTTCCCATCTCCAACTGGACGGAACTGGACGTGTGGCAATATATTGGCCGCGAGCAACTTGAGATACCTTCCATCTATTTTTCGCATCAGCGGCCCATCGTGCGGCGTAACGGCCTGTTGCAGCCAGTAACGGCACTCACCCCCGCCAACCCGGGCGAGGCCATCGAGCAAATGAGAGTGCGTTTTCGCACGCTGGGCGACGTTACCTGCACTGCGCCAGTCGCATCCGACGCTGACACGCTGGAAAAAATTATTCTGGAAACGGCCAGTACAACGATTACCGAACGTGGGGCGACGCGTCTCGACGATCAGACGTCGGAAGCATCAATGGAACAACGCAAAAAAGAAGGGTACTTCTGA
- the rpsK gene encoding 30S ribosomal protein S11 has translation MAKTAPKIRKKVKKNIAEGIAHVHASFNNTIITITDRQGNALSWATSGGAGFKGSRKSTPFAAQIAAEAAGKAAQECGVKNLEVRIKGPGPGRESAVRALNALGMKITSITDITPIPHNGCRPPKRRRI, from the coding sequence ATGGCTAAGACTGCACCTAAAATTAGAAAGAAGGTTAAAAAGAACATTGCTGAAGGCATAGCCCATGTTCATGCTTCTTTTAATAACACGATTATCACGATTACTGACCGCCAAGGTAACGCGCTTTCATGGGCAACTTCCGGTGGTGCTGGCTTTAAGGGGTCGCGTAAATCTACGCCATTCGCTGCTCAGATTGCTGCTGAAGCGGCCGGTAAAGCTGCTCAAGAATGTGGCGTAAAAAACCTGGAAGTCCGAATCAAGGGCCCCGGCCCTGGGCGTGAGTCGGCTGTTCGTGCTCTCAATGCGTTGGGCATGAAAATTACCAGCATTACTGACATTACTCCTATTCCCCATAATGGATGCCGGCCACCTAAGCGCCGTCGCATCTAA
- a CDS encoding phosphoadenylyl-sulfate reductase → MSDNIPLLATVTAKATTAVSLLRSAVSDYPPVAFANSLGAEDMVLTDLIWREHIAIDIFSLDTGRLPAETYTLITAAEKHYGQRIHLIFPRPEDVEACVQRYGINGFYDSIEARKACCHARKVEPLQRVLAGKGAWVTGLRVAQSTTREGVAPIAPDTTNGLIKVSPLADWSEEEVWAYIRANGVPYNPLHDQNYPSIGCAPCTRAIQPGEDIRAGRWWWENPQTKECGLHMVDGRLQRIVKEGTSA, encoded by the coding sequence ATGTCAGACAACATCCCTCTGCTTGCAACCGTTACCGCCAAAGCAACCACTGCCGTCAGTCTGCTGCGTTCAGCCGTCAGCGACTACCCCCCCGTAGCCTTCGCCAATAGTCTGGGTGCCGAGGACATGGTGCTCACCGACTTGATCTGGCGCGAGCACATCGCTATCGACATTTTTTCGCTCGACACCGGGCGTCTGCCTGCCGAAACCTATACACTGATTACGGCTGCTGAAAAACATTATGGGCAGCGCATCCATTTGATTTTTCCCCGTCCTGAGGATGTCGAAGCCTGTGTCCAGCGCTATGGCATCAATGGTTTTTACGATTCCATCGAGGCACGCAAAGCCTGCTGCCATGCACGCAAGGTCGAACCATTGCAGCGCGTGCTGGCCGGTAAAGGTGCCTGGGTTACCGGTCTGCGCGTCGCGCAATCCACCACACGCGAAGGTGTGGCGCCGATTGCCCCGGACACGACCAACGGGCTGATTAAAGTCAGCCCGTTGGCTGACTGGAGCGAAGAAGAGGTCTGGGCATACATTCGCGCCAACGGGGTGCCGTATAACCCGTTGCACGACCAAAACTATCCGAGTATTGGCTGCGCGCCCTGCACCCGGGCCATTCAGCCGGGTGAGGATATTCGCGCCGGACGCTGGTGGTGGGAAAATCCACAAACCAAAGAATGCGGCCTGCATATGGTTGACGGCCGCCTGCAGCGTATCGTGAAAGAAGGAACCTCCGCATGA
- the infA gene encoding translation initiation factor IF-1, whose product MSKEDVIEMQGEVIENLPNATFRIKLENDHVLLGHISGKMRMHYIRILPGDKVTVQLTPYDLSKGRIVFRAK is encoded by the coding sequence ATGTCTAAAGAAGATGTCATAGAAATGCAGGGGGAAGTTATTGAAAATCTCCCGAATGCCACATTTCGAATCAAGTTGGAAAATGACCATGTTTTACTTGGCCATATCTCAGGGAAGATGCGTATGCACTACATACGTATTCTGCCCGGTGATAAAGTCACTGTACAGTTAACGCCGTATGACTTATCCAAGGGTCGTATTGTGTTTCGCGCAAAATAA
- the rpsE gene encoding 30S ribosomal protein S5, translated as MAKPQGRKPQQGQEKPDDGMREKMVAINRVTKVVKGGRIMGFAALTVVGDGDGGVGMGKGKSREVPVAVQKAMEEARRKLVKVNLKDGTLHHSVTGRHGATKVLMSPASAGTGVIAGGPMRAVFEVMGITDVVAKTIGSTNPYNVVRATLHGLLAMNTPSEIAAKRGKAIAEILE; from the coding sequence ATGGCTAAACCACAAGGTAGGAAACCTCAACAGGGTCAAGAAAAGCCTGATGATGGTATGCGCGAGAAAATGGTTGCTATCAACCGGGTTACCAAGGTTGTAAAAGGTGGCCGAATTATGGGTTTTGCTGCACTAACTGTTGTCGGTGATGGCGATGGTGGTGTTGGAATGGGTAAAGGAAAGTCTCGCGAAGTTCCTGTTGCTGTTCAAAAGGCGATGGAAGAAGCTCGAAGGAAGTTAGTTAAAGTTAATCTTAAGGATGGCACATTGCACCATTCTGTAACTGGCAGACATGGTGCAACCAAGGTATTAATGTCCCCAGCTTCGGCGGGAACCGGGGTCATCGCTGGTGGGCCAATGAGAGCGGTTTTCGAGGTCATGGGTATTACGGACGTTGTAGCAAAAACGATTGGTTCTACTAATCCTTACAATGTTGTCCGTGCGACCCTACATGGTCTATTGGCCATGAATACACCTTCAGAGATTGCTGCTAAACGTGGCAAGGCTATCGCTGAAATCCTGGAGTGA
- a CDS encoding DNA-directed RNA polymerase subunit alpha, with the protein MQTLLKPRSIDVQQLSPLHARVVMEPFERGFGHTLGNALRRILLSSIEGVAPTEVSIEGVLHEYSTLDGVREDVVDILLNVKGVVIKMHNRREAILTVSKVGEGVVTAGDIVGGHDIEIVNPEHVIAHIAPGGQLKMEIRVESGRGYIPANQRQIARENMAIGQIMLDASFSPVRRVSYAVESARVEQRTDMDKLILDIETNGAIDNAEEAIRTAARILMEQLSFFADLEGTAASAESAEGSSVSPILVRPVDDLELTVRSANCLKAENIYYIGDLIQRTESELLKTPNLGRKSLNEIKEVLATRGLSLGMRLDGWPPEGLERLA; encoded by the coding sequence ATGCAAACACTGCTTAAGCCGCGTAGTATTGATGTGCAGCAACTTTCACCTCTACATGCACGTGTCGTGATGGAGCCTTTCGAGCGTGGCTTTGGTCATACTTTGGGCAACGCTTTGCGGCGAATTTTATTATCTTCTATAGAAGGTGTTGCTCCCACCGAAGTTTCAATCGAAGGCGTGCTGCACGAGTACTCAACCTTAGATGGTGTTCGTGAGGATGTGGTTGATATCCTTTTGAACGTGAAGGGTGTTGTCATCAAGATGCACAATCGCCGTGAAGCCATACTCACGGTTAGCAAGGTTGGAGAAGGTGTTGTTACTGCAGGGGATATCGTTGGTGGGCATGACATCGAAATAGTTAACCCTGAGCATGTGATTGCACATATTGCACCAGGTGGTCAGTTAAAAATGGAAATTCGTGTTGAATCTGGTCGCGGATATATTCCGGCGAATCAGCGACAAATTGCACGGGAAAATATGGCTATTGGGCAGATCATGCTGGATGCTTCCTTTAGCCCTGTGCGCCGTGTAAGTTACGCTGTTGAATCTGCGCGTGTTGAACAACGCACGGATATGGATAAGCTTATTCTTGACATTGAAACAAACGGTGCAATTGATAACGCAGAAGAAGCGATCAGAACTGCTGCCCGTATTTTGATGGAACAGCTCTCGTTTTTTGCTGATCTTGAAGGTACTGCAGCGTCAGCTGAATCCGCTGAGGGCTCATCTGTTTCGCCCATCTTAGTTCGCCCAGTGGATGATCTTGAGCTAACTGTTCGTTCAGCAAACTGCTTGAAAGCTGAAAATATTTACTATATCGGCGATCTGATTCAGCGTACAGAGTCTGAGCTTCTTAAGACGCCAAATCTGGGTCGTAAATCACTGAATGAAATTAAAGAAGTGTTGGCTACACGTGGACTTTCTCTGGGAATGCGATTGGACGGGTGGCCGCCCGAAGGCCTTGAAAGGCTTGCGTAA
- the secY gene encoding preprotein translocase subunit SecY → MAFPQLNQQPNAKKFGDLWRRLGFLLGALVVYRIGAHIPVPGIDPTRLAELFQSQQGGILGVFNLFSGGALSRFTIFALGIMPYISSSIIMQLLTIAVPSMEALKKEGEAGRRTIAQYTRYGTVALALFQGIGISIALESQSGLVLDPGFMFRFVTVMTLLTGTMFLMWLGEQITERGLGNGISIIIFAGIAAGLPNALGGLFELVRTGSMHPVSALFVCFLVVLVTAFVVFVERGQRKILVNYAKRQVGNKVYGGQSSHLPLKLNMSGVIPPIFASSIILFPATAANWFGSAGSSHWLKDVAAKLAPGQPIYVMLYATAIVFFCFFYTALVFNSRETADNLKKSGAFVPGIRPGDQTARYIDKVLTRLTLVGAIYITIVCLLPEFLILKWNVPFYFGGTSLLIIVVVAMDFMAQVQAYVMSHRYEGLLKKANFKGAGIPVR, encoded by the coding sequence GTGGCATTCCCTCAATTAAACCAGCAGCCTAATGCTAAGAAATTCGGCGATCTTTGGCGCCGGCTTGGCTTTTTGTTAGGTGCGTTAGTTGTTTATAGGATTGGCGCCCATATTCCTGTTCCAGGAATAGATCCCACAAGACTGGCCGAATTGTTTCAATCTCAGCAAGGCGGGATATTGGGCGTTTTCAATCTTTTTTCTGGCGGCGCATTATCACGGTTTACCATATTTGCTTTAGGGATAATGCCTTACATTTCATCGTCGATCATAATGCAACTACTGACGATTGCTGTTCCATCGATGGAAGCTCTTAAGAAAGAGGGCGAAGCAGGTCGGCGAACGATTGCGCAGTACACAAGATATGGCACAGTGGCATTAGCCCTGTTTCAAGGCATTGGTATTTCTATTGCGTTGGAATCTCAGTCAGGGTTGGTTCTGGATCCCGGCTTTATGTTTCGTTTTGTTACTGTTATGACATTATTGACAGGAACAATGTTTCTTATGTGGTTAGGCGAACAAATTACTGAACGCGGGTTAGGAAATGGCATTTCAATTATCATTTTTGCGGGTATTGCTGCAGGTTTACCCAATGCCTTAGGTGGTTTATTTGAGTTGGTGAGAACCGGCTCAATGCATCCAGTATCTGCTTTGTTTGTCTGCTTTTTGGTTGTGCTTGTTACAGCATTTGTTGTTTTTGTGGAGCGAGGACAAAGAAAGATTTTAGTTAACTATGCAAAGCGTCAAGTGGGTAATAAGGTTTATGGGGGGCAATCCTCGCACTTGCCGCTCAAGTTGAATATGTCAGGCGTGATCCCGCCAATTTTTGCGTCATCAATTATTTTGTTTCCGGCGACTGCGGCAAACTGGTTCGGTAGTGCTGGCAGTTCACATTGGCTTAAAGATGTCGCTGCTAAATTGGCCCCGGGCCAGCCTATTTACGTCATGCTTTACGCTACAGCTATCGTCTTTTTTTGTTTTTTTTACACTGCGTTAGTTTTCAACTCAAGAGAAACTGCTGACAATTTAAAGAAGAGTGGCGCGTTTGTTCCAGGAATTCGGCCGGGAGATCAAACTGCTCGCTATATTGATAAAGTGTTAACTCGGTTGACTTTGGTTGGGGCAATTTATATCACCATCGTATGCTTGCTACCCGAGTTTCTTATCCTTAAATGGAATGTACCTTTTTATTTTGGTGGAACCAGCTTGCTGATTATTGTTGTTGTAGCCATGGATTTTATGGCGCAAGTACAAGCCTATGTGATGTCGCATCGGTATGAAGGATTGCTAAAGAAGGCTAATTTTAAAGGAGCGGGTATCCCGGTCCGATAA
- a CDS encoding DUF934 domain-containing protein — MSKQLIKDRQLVDDHWQVVSLSDEATADDAAALHVPAGSVLIPAPVWLAQRDALLARSDEIAVSLAPTFAVEDLADDVQRFAMIAVEFPKFTNGRGYSTARLLRERYGFRGELRAVGNIGRDQLFYLFRVGFNAFLIPQGQNAEEALQSLNDFPEVYQGAVDQPLPLFRRRTA, encoded by the coding sequence ATGTCTAAACAACTTATCAAGGATCGACAGCTGGTTGACGACCACTGGCAAGTAGTTTCACTCAGCGATGAAGCCACAGCAGATGACGCTGCTGCGCTGCATGTTCCCGCCGGCTCCGTGCTAATTCCGGCGCCGGTATGGCTTGCCCAACGTGACGCCTTACTCGCGCGAAGTGATGAGATCGCCGTCTCGCTAGCGCCGACTTTTGCAGTCGAGGACCTTGCCGACGATGTACAGCGTTTTGCGATGATTGCCGTTGAGTTTCCCAAATTCACCAATGGCCGTGGCTATTCCACTGCTCGCCTGTTGCGCGAACGCTACGGTTTTCGTGGCGAGTTACGTGCCGTGGGCAATATCGGCCGCGACCAGCTTTTCTATTTATTTCGCGTGGGCTTTAATGCTTTTCTCATCCCGCAAGGGCAAAACGCGGAAGAAGCGTTGCAATCGCTGAATGACTTTCCTGAGGTATATCAGGGTGCGGTCGATCAGCCGCTGCCATTGTTCCGTCGTCGGACCGCATAA
- the rpmD gene encoding 50S ribosomal protein L30 — protein MTTKKIKVTLIKSVIGTKEDHRATVKGLGLRRLNSTALLEDTPAVRGMVRKIAYLLKCEG, from the coding sequence ATGACTACAAAAAAAATTAAGGTCACTCTTATTAAGAGTGTCATTGGAACTAAAGAAGATCATCGGGCGACTGTCAAGGGTCTTGGTCTAAGAAGGCTCAACAGTACTGCTCTGCTCGAAGATACACCTGCTGTGCGAGGCATGGTTCGAAAAATTGCTTACTTGTTAAAGTGTGAAGGTTAA
- the rplO gene encoding 50S ribosomal protein L15, whose amino-acid sequence MELNNLKPAAGAKHSSKRVGRGIGSGLGKTAGRGHKGQKSRAGGFHKVGFEGGQMPLQRRLPKRGFVSLTAHRNAEVRLSELNKLPIGEVNLLVLKQAGIIPDTSLSAKVILSGVLNRKISLRGVGATKGAKTAIELLGGSVVDPVADNVAAS is encoded by the coding sequence ATGGAATTAAATAATTTGAAACCAGCTGCTGGTGCCAAGCACTCCTCAAAACGAGTGGGGCGTGGCATAGGCAGCGGGCTGGGAAAGACTGCTGGACGTGGCCACAAGGGACAAAAGTCTCGCGCTGGCGGGTTTCATAAGGTTGGGTTTGAGGGTGGTCAAATGCCCTTGCAACGCCGTCTGCCTAAGCGTGGGTTTGTATCTTTAACTGCTCATCGCAATGCTGAAGTGCGGTTATCCGAGCTTAATAAACTGCCGATCGGTGAAGTTAACCTATTAGTTTTAAAGCAGGCGGGTATTATCCCAGACACTTCACTTTCTGCAAAAGTCATTCTCTCTGGTGTCTTGAATCGTAAAATTTCATTGAGAGGTGTTGGTGCGACTAAGGGTGCAAAGACGGCTATTGAATTGCTCGGTGGCTCAGTTGTCGACCCAGTTGCTGATAACGTTGCAGCATCCTAA
- the rpsD gene encoding 30S ribosomal protein S4 yields MARNLDPKCRQCRREGEKLFLKGEKCFTDKCSVERRAYAPGQHGQKSGQRLSGYGTQLREKQKIRRIYGILERQFRKIFSAADLKKGATGENLLQLLEGRLDTIAYRMGFGISRAEARQVVRHNGVLVNGKRVDVPSYNCRPGDVIQLFDKTKLQLRTKAALDAAEGRGFPEWLEVDIKSGRGVFKSYPARQDLPSSINEGLVVELYSR; encoded by the coding sequence ATGGCTCGTAATCTAGATCCAAAATGCCGCCAATGTCGCCGTGAGGGCGAAAAGCTGTTTTTGAAAGGCGAAAAATGTTTTACTGATAAATGCTCAGTTGAGCGGCGTGCCTATGCGCCAGGGCAGCATGGACAAAAGTCTGGTCAGCGGCTATCTGGCTATGGTACTCAGCTTCGTGAGAAGCAAAAAATCCGTCGGATTTATGGCATCCTTGAACGTCAATTCCGCAAGATATTTTCTGCGGCTGACCTTAAAAAGGGCGCAACTGGAGAAAACTTATTACAGCTTTTAGAAGGGCGTCTGGATACCATTGCATACCGTATGGGATTCGGTATTTCGCGGGCTGAAGCGCGTCAAGTTGTTCGTCATAATGGCGTGCTTGTGAATGGAAAGCGGGTTGATGTGCCTTCTTATAACTGCCGTCCTGGGGATGTTATTCAGTTATTTGATAAAACCAAGCTTCAACTCAGAACAAAAGCCGCACTAGATGCAGCTGAGGGCCGTGGCTTTCCAGAATGGCTTGAGGTTGATATTAAAAGTGGTCGAGGGGTTTTCAAGAGCTATCCAGCGCGCCAAGACTTGCCATCTTCTATCAACGAAGGTTTGGTCGTCGAACTGTACTCGCGTTAA
- the rplQ gene encoding 50S ribosomal protein L17 has protein sequence MRHGNGLRKLNRTSAHRQAMLRNMAVSLLRHEVIKTTLPKAKELRRVVEPLITLGKKPSLANRRLAFDRTRDRDIVGKLFNELGPRFANRNGGYLRILKMGFRLGDNAPMAYVELLDRPEVVAADETESNR, from the coding sequence ATGCGTCACGGTAATGGACTGCGGAAACTTAATCGTACTTCTGCGCACCGCCAGGCAATGTTGCGGAATATGGCGGTATCTCTTCTTCGTCATGAAGTAATCAAAACGACTCTGCCCAAAGCGAAAGAGCTTCGTCGTGTTGTTGAGCCACTGATTACTCTCGGTAAAAAACCAAGCCTGGCTAATCGCCGCCTGGCTTTTGATCGGACGCGCGACCGTGATATCGTCGGTAAGCTATTTAACGAGCTCGGCCCACGTTTCGCTAATCGCAATGGTGGTTATCTGCGCATCCTGAAAATGGGTTTCCGGTTAGGTGATAATGCACCGATGGCGTATGTTGAGCTGCTCGATCGCCCTGAAGTAGTTGCAGCAGACGAAACTGAAAGCAATCGCTAG
- the rplR gene encoding 50S ribosomal protein L18, translated as MKKKLARQRRALKTRAKIAELKMVRLAVHRSNCHISAQIFSSCGTKVIAAASSMEAEVRIKVPNGANVEAAKIIGSLISERAKAAGIDQVAFDRSGFHYHGRVKALAEAAREGGLKF; from the coding sequence ATGAAAAAAAAGCTTGCTCGCCAACGTAGGGCACTTAAAACCCGTGCGAAGATTGCTGAATTAAAAATGGTAAGGTTGGCTGTGCATCGGTCAAATTGCCATATTTCAGCACAAATATTTTCCAGTTGCGGAACTAAAGTGATTGCTGCTGCATCTTCGATGGAAGCCGAAGTTCGCATAAAAGTACCCAATGGTGCAAATGTTGAAGCTGCCAAAATTATCGGTAGTCTGATTTCGGAGCGTGCAAAAGCCGCAGGGATTGATCAGGTTGCATTTGATCGTTCTGGTTTTCATTACCATGGCCGCGTCAAGGCGTTGGCCGAAGCTGCCCGAGAGGGCGGTCTTAAGTTCTAA